Proteins encoded in a region of the Nitrospira sp. genome:
- the guaA gene encoding glutamine-hydrolyzing GMP synthase, giving the protein MELWHDRILVLDFGSQYTQLIARRIREAQVYSQILPCTVPLATILAYRPKGIVLSGGPSSVYDKKAPKVPKQLFEQGIPILGICYGMQLVTHLQGGDVEKAQHREFGRAELSLDDRSDLFKGIGPSGSTIVWMSHGDRIQRMPPGFRSIAHTDNSPIAAMKRHDAKQRIYCLQFHPEVAHTTEGAMMLKNFVYDICGCRPTWTMRSYVDTAVEQIKQQVGTERVICALSGGVDSSVAAALTHRAVGDQLTCIFVDNGVLRAGERDQVEKTFASQLHLNMRILDRTSQFLTALKNVTDPERKRKIIGRLFIKNFEAESKKFKGVKYLVQGTLYPDVIESVSFKGPSATIKTHHNVGGLPTRMKLKLVEPLRELFKDEVRVLGHELGLPDEIIWRQPFPGPGLAIRVLGAVTKERLAILRGAETIVDQEIRAAGLYREIWQAFAVLLPIRTVGVMGDQRTYEHVIAIRAVTSLDGMTADWAKIPNEVLGKMSSRIINEVKGVNRVVYDISSKPPSTIEWE; this is encoded by the coding sequence ATGGAACTTTGGCACGATCGAATTCTGGTTCTTGATTTCGGCTCCCAATACACGCAGCTGATCGCACGACGCATCCGCGAAGCGCAGGTCTATTCGCAGATCCTGCCGTGCACGGTACCGCTCGCCACGATCCTGGCCTATCGTCCCAAGGGCATCGTGCTTTCCGGCGGACCCTCGAGCGTCTACGATAAGAAGGCGCCAAAGGTCCCCAAGCAGCTGTTCGAGCAAGGCATTCCGATTCTTGGCATCTGCTATGGCATGCAGCTGGTGACCCACCTTCAGGGTGGCGACGTGGAAAAGGCGCAGCACCGAGAGTTCGGCCGGGCTGAGCTGAGCCTCGATGATCGGTCGGACCTGTTCAAGGGCATTGGCCCGAGTGGTTCGACGATTGTTTGGATGTCGCACGGAGATCGCATCCAGCGGATGCCGCCGGGCTTTCGCTCCATCGCGCACACCGACAATTCTCCCATTGCCGCGATGAAGCGGCATGATGCCAAGCAACGCATTTACTGCCTGCAGTTCCATCCGGAAGTGGCGCACACGACCGAGGGCGCCATGATGCTGAAAAATTTCGTCTACGATATCTGTGGGTGTCGGCCGACGTGGACCATGCGCTCCTATGTCGACACGGCGGTAGAACAAATCAAACAGCAGGTAGGGACTGAGCGTGTGATCTGTGCATTGAGCGGCGGGGTGGATTCCTCTGTCGCGGCCGCACTCACACATCGTGCGGTCGGCGATCAGTTGACCTGCATATTCGTCGACAACGGGGTGCTGCGAGCCGGCGAGCGAGATCAGGTAGAAAAGACTTTCGCTTCCCAGCTGCATTTGAACATGCGGATTCTCGATCGCACCAGTCAGTTCCTCACGGCGCTGAAGAATGTGACGGATCCGGAGCGGAAGCGGAAGATCATCGGGCGCCTGTTCATCAAAAATTTTGAAGCCGAATCTAAGAAGTTCAAAGGGGTGAAATACCTGGTCCAGGGCACCTTGTACCCGGATGTCATCGAAAGCGTCAGCTTCAAAGGGCCGTCGGCGACGATTAAGACCCATCACAACGTGGGTGGATTACCGACGCGAATGAAGTTGAAACTGGTGGAGCCGCTTCGCGAATTGTTCAAGGATGAAGTGCGCGTGTTGGGTCATGAGCTGGGCTTGCCGGATGAGATTATCTGGCGGCAGCCGTTTCCCGGTCCGGGGTTGGCGATTCGGGTGCTGGGGGCCGTCACCAAGGAACGATTGGCGATCTTGCGGGGGGCGGAAACCATCGTCGATCAGGAGATCCGGGCCGCAGGACTCTACCGTGAGATTTGGCAGGCCTTCGCGGTCTTGTTGCCGATTCGAACCGTCGGTGTGATGGGCGATCAGCGCACATATGAGCATGTGATCGCGATTCGTGCTGTCACCAGCCTCGACGGGATGACTGCCGACTGGGCCAAGATCCCGAACGAGGTGTTGGGAAAAATGTCGAGCCGGATCATCAACGAAGTGAAGGGCGTCAACCGTGTCGTGTATGACATCAGCTCGAAGCCGCCATCGACCATTGAGTGGGAGTAA
- the guaB gene encoding IMP dehydrogenase, with the protein MLEKEIRLGLTYDDVVLVPAKSQVLPTEVDTRTRLSRNIQLNIPIVSAAMDTVTEARLAIAMAQEGGIGIVHRVLSPTDQAAEIDRVKKSESGMILDPITISPDQTIRDAHDLMAKYRISGIPVTKAGKLVGILTNRDLRFETRMDLKVSQVMKRDKLITAPEGTSLEKAREILHEHRIEKLPVVNKQFELKGLITIKDIEKRIKYPNACKDAHGRLRVGAALGVGPDTSDRVALLVKAGVDVVVVDTAHGHSQAVLDTVKMVRKAYPQLDIIAGNIATAQAAKDLVKAGVDAVKVGVGPGSICTTRMVSGAGMPQLTAIGDCARALAGSNIPVIADGGIKYSGDITKALAAGASVVMLGSLLAGTEEAPGETVLFQARTYKVYRGMGSIGAMERGGGDRYGQGGRPTPKLVPEGIEGRVPYKGLLAPHIYQMVGGVKSGMGYCGCKTIPELQQKATFIRQTLAGLREGHVHDVIITKEAPNYRTDWE; encoded by the coding sequence ATGTTAGAGAAGGAGATTCGGCTCGGGTTGACCTATGACGATGTCGTCTTGGTTCCGGCTAAATCGCAGGTCCTCCCGACTGAGGTCGACACCCGTACCCGATTGTCTCGCAACATCCAGCTGAACATTCCCATCGTGAGTGCCGCCATGGACACGGTGACCGAAGCGCGCCTGGCCATTGCCATGGCACAGGAAGGCGGCATCGGCATCGTGCACCGGGTGTTGTCTCCGACGGATCAGGCGGCTGAAATCGATCGGGTCAAGAAGTCCGAAAGCGGGATGATCCTCGATCCCATTACCATCTCCCCGGATCAGACCATTCGTGATGCCCATGATTTGATGGCTAAGTATCGGATTTCCGGTATTCCGGTCACCAAGGCCGGGAAGCTGGTCGGCATTCTCACGAATCGTGACCTGCGCTTCGAGACGAGAATGGATCTGAAGGTTTCCCAAGTGATGAAGCGCGACAAACTCATTACCGCCCCCGAAGGGACCAGCCTGGAAAAGGCCCGCGAGATTTTGCATGAGCACCGGATCGAAAAACTGCCGGTGGTCAACAAACAATTTGAACTCAAGGGCCTCATTACGATTAAGGACATTGAAAAGCGGATTAAATACCCCAATGCCTGTAAGGACGCCCATGGGCGTTTGCGGGTTGGCGCCGCGTTGGGCGTCGGTCCTGATACGTCGGATCGGGTGGCCTTGCTCGTGAAAGCCGGAGTGGACGTCGTCGTGGTGGATACGGCGCATGGGCATTCCCAGGCAGTGCTCGATACGGTTAAGATGGTCAGAAAAGCCTATCCGCAGCTGGACATCATTGCGGGAAATATTGCGACCGCCCAGGCGGCCAAAGATTTGGTCAAAGCCGGCGTCGATGCCGTGAAAGTCGGAGTCGGGCCTGGCTCGATCTGTACGACACGGATGGTGTCCGGTGCCGGGATGCCGCAATTGACGGCAATCGGCGATTGTGCCAGGGCTTTGGCTGGTTCCAATATTCCGGTCATCGCCGATGGCGGGATCAAATACTCGGGCGATATCACCAAGGCCTTAGCGGCTGGTGCGTCAGTCGTCATGCTGGGAAGTTTGCTGGCAGGGACGGAAGAAGCTCCGGGAGAAACTGTGCTGTTCCAAGCCAGGACCTACAAGGTCTATCGTGGAATGGGGTCGATTGGAGCCATGGAACGGGGTGGTGGCGATCGATACGGACAGGGAGGGCGACCGACCCCGAAGCTGGTTCCCGAGGGTATCGAAGGCCGTGTCCCGTACAAGGGGCTCCTGGCCCCGCATATCTACCAAATGGTTGGTGGCGTGAAATCCGGCATGGGCTACTGCGGGTGCAAGACCATTCCTGAACTGCAGCAGAAGGCCACGTTCATTCGCCAGACATTGGCCGGCCTTCGGGAGGGACACGTCCACGACGTCATCATCACCAAGGAAGCACCCAATTATCGCACCGATTGGGAATAG
- a CDS encoding SMP-30/gluconolactonase/LRE family protein: MIKAWLLDEMFRFDRRYLAVEGSQSEWGAGDSVAEEDELPPAPTGVAAKAGNGRVMITWDAVPDAMYYNLYFMTTKGVQIKFSELTRPIASAEDFKTVIGVTKEKGTCIEGAQSPFMHDDLANGTCYHYVVTVVTQKGESPESQEVMAIPAPYLIAKVIGQEGVDDGELSSPTGIAVDKDGNIYVADTDNHSIQKFDKDGTFIGRWGGEAGSAEGSYYYPRGLTTNSDGQVYVADTGNNRVQRLDVDGNPMKTWGKFGFAWRGADMNKFDAPWGVTTDQEGNIYVTDTNNARIQKFKGDGTPLLKWGRDGSFDGAFFFPRGVAVDFVGNTYVADEGNNRIQKFDTRGSFLTKWGREGSGPGQFKAPWGVTCDALGNVYVVDQGNHRIQKFDGNGTFLCSWGNRGKTEGQLNFPSGVAVDKEGAVYVVDSGNHRVIKYVPTDEELNRGKEERERAQLVSEYPAPGNLAIKPGDTETFLSWLDVPKAVSYNLYFHTSPNVTQEGGTKIEGVTSPYNHSGLTNDQAYFYALTAVYEDGTESTLSEEVSATPVLIDITAPQTPYAVVNHGAFMTNSPEVVVTISATDLDTGVAAYYISENPMTPMAGTPGWVEVPPAIKFGATIPFILSPADGQKTVIVWFKDLGNNISTPASASILVNTSGYLCVSKWGKPGRGASLLHGGEFMAPMYGLAIDQQGSIFVVDNGNNRIQKFDRNGNFIILWGNFGAANANFHNPTGIACDAKGDVYVVDTNNHRVQKFDGKLGGYLMKFGSRGNGEGQFNAPWGIAIDRVRGYIYVVDSANFRVQKFDMSGEFIMSWGSFGNGDGQFYFPRGIAVDQADGTVYVVDMGNHRVQKFDTSTNVLPQLLTKWGGSSEAGHASSPLAQEAGQLRSPWGIAVDGQGDVYVTDTGNHRLEKFDREGNFIAQWGGFGGGDGQFNFPYGIVVDPRGSVFAVDSGNTRVQQFMPAEEGSERLQEEADAAAELGQMDTTTKV; this comes from the coding sequence ATGATCAAGGCTTGGCTGCTCGACGAAATGTTTCGGTTTGACCGACGGTATCTTGCCGTAGAAGGAAGTCAGAGCGAGTGGGGCGCCGGGGACTCCGTAGCCGAGGAGGATGAATTGCCTCCTGCGCCGACCGGGGTCGCTGCCAAAGCCGGAAATGGCCGGGTGATGATTACCTGGGATGCTGTGCCGGATGCGATGTATTACAACTTGTATTTCATGACCACCAAAGGCGTGCAGATCAAGTTTTCCGAACTTACACGCCCCATCGCCAGCGCAGAGGATTTTAAGACCGTCATCGGTGTGACAAAGGAAAAAGGAACCTGCATCGAAGGCGCTCAGTCTCCCTTCATGCATGACGATTTGGCGAACGGCACCTGTTATCACTATGTCGTCACGGTGGTGACTCAAAAAGGCGAAAGCCCTGAGTCGCAAGAGGTCATGGCGATTCCGGCGCCGTATCTGATTGCCAAGGTGATCGGTCAAGAAGGTGTCGATGACGGTGAGTTGAGTTCTCCGACTGGCATTGCGGTGGATAAGGACGGAAATATCTACGTGGCCGATACGGACAACCACTCCATCCAGAAATTCGATAAGGACGGAACGTTTATCGGGCGCTGGGGTGGAGAGGCGGGCAGCGCAGAGGGAAGCTACTATTACCCTCGCGGACTGACCACGAATAGCGACGGGCAGGTCTATGTCGCCGACACCGGCAACAATCGTGTGCAACGTCTCGATGTTGACGGCAATCCGATGAAAACCTGGGGGAAATTCGGGTTTGCCTGGCGCGGGGCCGATATGAATAAATTCGACGCGCCGTGGGGCGTGACAACCGACCAGGAAGGTAACATCTACGTCACGGACACCAACAATGCGCGGATTCAAAAGTTTAAAGGCGATGGCACCCCGTTGTTGAAGTGGGGGCGAGACGGGAGCTTCGACGGTGCATTTTTCTTTCCCCGCGGTGTGGCCGTCGATTTCGTCGGAAATACGTACGTTGCGGATGAAGGGAACAACCGGATCCAGAAGTTCGATACGCGCGGCAGCTTTTTGACCAAGTGGGGTCGCGAAGGTAGCGGTCCTGGGCAGTTCAAGGCTCCCTGGGGAGTGACGTGTGACGCCTTAGGAAATGTGTATGTCGTGGATCAGGGGAACCACCGCATCCAAAAGTTTGATGGGAACGGTACGTTCCTGTGCTCGTGGGGAAATCGCGGCAAAACCGAAGGGCAGCTCAACTTTCCCTCCGGCGTAGCGGTCGACAAGGAAGGCGCAGTGTACGTCGTCGATAGCGGCAATCATCGCGTCATTAAGTATGTGCCGACCGATGAAGAACTGAATCGTGGAAAGGAAGAACGCGAACGGGCGCAGCTGGTCAGCGAGTATCCCGCTCCGGGGAATCTCGCCATCAAGCCGGGCGATACGGAAACCTTCTTGAGCTGGCTGGATGTGCCGAAGGCGGTTTCCTATAACCTCTACTTCCATACCTCGCCGAATGTGACGCAGGAGGGCGGGACGAAGATTGAGGGCGTGACCAGCCCTTACAATCACAGCGGCCTCACCAACGACCAGGCGTATTTCTATGCCCTGACGGCGGTCTATGAGGACGGTACCGAAAGCACATTGTCGGAAGAAGTGTCGGCGACGCCGGTCCTGATCGACATTACGGCGCCCCAAACGCCCTATGCCGTGGTCAATCATGGGGCATTCATGACGAATTCGCCGGAAGTCGTGGTGACGATTTCCGCTACAGACCTCGATACCGGGGTTGCGGCCTATTACATTTCTGAAAATCCGATGACCCCAATGGCAGGAACCCCTGGCTGGGTTGAGGTTCCGCCGGCCATTAAGTTTGGCGCGACGATCCCCTTTATTCTTTCTCCGGCGGACGGACAGAAAACCGTCATTGTCTGGTTTAAGGATCTCGGCAACAACATCTCGACGCCGGCCAGCGCCAGCATTCTCGTCAATACGTCCGGGTACCTCTGCGTGTCGAAATGGGGTAAGCCGGGTCGCGGCGCATCCTTGTTGCACGGCGGCGAATTCATGGCGCCGATGTATGGACTGGCCATCGATCAGCAAGGGTCTATTTTTGTCGTCGACAATGGAAACAACCGTATTCAAAAGTTCGATCGTAACGGGAATTTCATTATTCTCTGGGGAAATTTCGGCGCCGCCAATGCGAACTTCCACAATCCGACCGGCATTGCCTGCGACGCCAAAGGCGATGTCTACGTGGTCGATACGAACAATCACCGCGTGCAGAAATTCGACGGCAAATTGGGCGGCTACCTCATGAAGTTCGGTTCGCGAGGAAACGGCGAAGGCCAGTTCAATGCGCCGTGGGGCATCGCCATCGACCGGGTGCGTGGGTACATCTACGTTGTTGATAGCGCCAATTTCCGCGTGCAGAAATTCGACATGAGCGGAGAGTTCATCATGTCGTGGGGGAGCTTCGGAAATGGCGATGGCCAGTTCTACTTCCCGCGTGGAATTGCCGTCGATCAGGCAGACGGCACCGTCTACGTCGTGGATATGGGCAATCACCGCGTCCAGAAATTCGATACGAGCACCAACGTGTTGCCGCAGTTGCTGACCAAATGGGGCGGCAGCTCCGAGGCCGGCCACGCCAGCAGCCCGTTGGCGCAGGAGGCCGGGCAATTGCGGTCACCCTGGGGCATTGCCGTCGATGGGCAGGGCGACGTGTACGTCACCGACACCGGCAATCATCGCCTCGAGAAATTTGATCGCGAAGGCAACTTCATCGCCCAGTGGGGTGGATTTGGCGGCGGGGACGGGCAGTTCAACTTCCCGTATGGCATTGTCGTCGACCCGCGAGGCAGTGTCTTTGCGGTCGACAGCGGCAATACTAGAGTGCAGCAATTCATGCCGGCCGAGGAAGGCAGCGAGCGGTTGCAGGAAGAAGCGGATGCCGCAGCAGAGCTGGGGCAGATGGATACTACCACGAAGGTCTAA
- the scpB gene encoding SMC-Scp complex subunit ScpB, translated as MEEPVSLSTEDDIVQSAEAPEVIAESALPTVDQGMDTALDASAPAELSVPTEVSAPASDPALSDVRALKGILEALLFVTAEPIPLTRLLALLGAVTKQEVEQALVSLGHDYEQEGRGLQLAEVAGGYRIVTKAEFAPWLKRLEKVKAPSKLSRSALESLAIIAYKQPIVRAEVEQIRGVETSGVIRTLLERKLVRIVGRKEEPGRPIMYGTTKTFLEHFGLRDLSQLPPLREFKELGESEQAMLPIEESESLGGDTVIQATEVPEEAVAAVVAESLEGIEMNGYGGAVPEDSPLTPESEAQNDLMVAEVAEES; from the coding sequence ATGGAAGAACCCGTAAGTCTCAGCACCGAGGACGACATCGTGCAGTCTGCCGAAGCGCCGGAAGTGATTGCGGAGTCGGCCCTACCGACTGTCGACCAGGGCATGGACACGGCGCTTGATGCGTCCGCACCGGCCGAGCTGTCGGTTCCGACGGAAGTGTCCGCACCGGCGTCCGATCCTGCCTTGTCAGACGTCCGGGCGTTGAAGGGCATTCTGGAAGCCCTCTTGTTTGTGACCGCTGAGCCCATTCCCCTGACGCGATTGTTGGCGTTGTTGGGTGCTGTGACGAAACAAGAGGTGGAGCAGGCATTGGTGAGCCTTGGGCATGACTATGAGCAAGAGGGGCGAGGGCTTCAACTGGCCGAGGTCGCCGGAGGCTATCGCATCGTGACCAAAGCAGAGTTTGCTCCATGGCTCAAGCGGCTGGAGAAGGTGAAGGCTCCCTCGAAACTGTCTCGCTCCGCCTTGGAGTCTCTTGCGATCATCGCCTACAAGCAACCAATTGTCCGTGCGGAGGTCGAGCAAATTCGTGGTGTTGAGACCTCTGGTGTGATCCGGACGTTGTTGGAGCGCAAGCTCGTGCGCATCGTGGGTCGTAAGGAAGAGCCCGGACGGCCGATCATGTATGGCACGACCAAGACGTTCTTAGAGCATTTTGGTCTGCGGGATCTTTCGCAATTGCCCCCGCTCCGAGAGTTTAAGGAATTAGGCGAGTCGGAGCAGGCCATGTTGCCTATCGAGGAGTCCGAATCCTTGGGAGGGGACACTGTTATCCAGGCGACAGAAGTGCCGGAAGAGGCCGTCGCTGCAGTAGTAGCAGAGTCGCTCGAGGGGATTGAGATGAACGGTTACGGCGGGGCGGTGCCGGAAGATTCTCCCTTGACACCGGAGAGTGAAGCGCAGAATGACTTGATGGTTGCCGAGGTGGCCGAAGAGTCCTGA
- a CDS encoding segregation/condensation protein A, which yields MDQPELPYQVKIEKFEGPLDLLLHLIKKNEINIYDIPIALIAQQYLDYLSVMKELNLAVAGEFLVMAATLLHIKSRMLLPVDEVAVDEEDGPDPREELVRRLLEYKQFKEAASQLDYKERLWRDTFGREPGPLVEVTKDESLLDEISLFDLVDALQGVLSRHPGKRLVEIIPDNLTVRTRMSAIIEALEVQDSMPFTALFDASSHRLVVIVTFLALLELIRIKVVRVFQTETFGTILVSRAFTAVAEGDLVEESEWKNP from the coding sequence ATGGACCAACCTGAACTGCCCTACCAAGTCAAGATCGAGAAGTTCGAAGGTCCGCTCGATCTCCTCTTGCACCTCATCAAAAAGAACGAAATCAACATCTACGATATTCCGATCGCGCTGATCGCTCAGCAGTATTTGGACTATTTGTCGGTGATGAAGGAGTTAAACCTTGCCGTCGCGGGAGAATTCCTGGTGATGGCGGCAACGCTGTTACACATTAAATCCCGCATGCTGTTGCCGGTGGACGAAGTTGCGGTGGATGAAGAAGATGGACCGGATCCTCGTGAGGAACTCGTCCGGCGATTGCTCGAATACAAGCAGTTCAAAGAAGCAGCGTCGCAATTGGATTATAAGGAGCGTCTCTGGCGGGATACGTTTGGTCGCGAGCCCGGTCCTCTGGTGGAAGTGACAAAAGATGAAAGCCTGCTCGATGAGATTTCACTGTTTGATCTAGTCGATGCGCTCCAGGGGGTGCTGTCGCGCCATCCGGGAAAACGTTTGGTCGAAATTATCCCGGATAATTTGACCGTCCGTACCCGCATGAGCGCTATTATCGAAGCGCTCGAAGTGCAGGATTCCATGCCGTTCACGGCGCTGTTCGACGCGTCGAGCCATCGGTTGGTCGTGATCGTCACGTTCCTGGCATTGCTGGAATTGATTCGCATTAAAGTCGTGCGCGTGTTTCAAACAGAGACCTTTGGAACGATTCTGGTTTCTCGTGCGTTTACGGCGGTGGCGGAAGGCGACCTTGTGGAGGAGTCTGAATGGAAGAACCCGTAA
- a CDS encoding pentapeptide repeat-containing protein: MRAQFLAGWFGRSQTDVSLKARSRSCRRSVWVLSVVLGIWLFPVLAQADCKVETEGTTAATVFTLHLSKTCTEAEREARAVSAKDLMQALAAGKGVDLSGVVIQGDLLLDELPAQKVAAVKGLSLEDRRLLEGLNDEEVHVIRGPFVIQHSRVKGRLVNRLKQGFLLITGPVVLIHSGFSGAVDLSRTIFLGLVDGSHAKFEQESYFVQDRFTQGAMFSDTRFGPHARYHRSMFTGPAIFRGADFPGLTEFLEVVFEQDANFSRAAFHMGTGFSGAQCRAKCDFSSTQFDREAFFLFARFDRTVTFASARFQAQTDFSDASFKEADDLAQATFVRTPVLTRTTRVTPAVPGRPEAAPFSQVGTVALFVAALGLLIYVLKAK, from the coding sequence GTGCGAGCACAGTTTCTTGCCGGCTGGTTCGGGCGTAGTCAGACCGATGTATCGTTGAAGGCCCGCAGTCGGTCGTGCCGACGTTCTGTCTGGGTGCTGAGCGTGGTGTTAGGGATCTGGTTGTTTCCGGTTTTGGCCCAGGCGGATTGCAAGGTTGAGACGGAAGGAACTACTGCCGCCACGGTGTTTACTCTGCATTTGAGCAAAACCTGCACAGAGGCGGAACGGGAAGCGCGTGCCGTTTCCGCGAAAGATCTGATGCAGGCGCTTGCAGCCGGGAAGGGCGTCGATCTATCGGGTGTAGTGATTCAGGGGGACCTGCTTCTTGATGAGTTGCCGGCACAGAAGGTCGCGGCGGTGAAGGGCCTGTCGTTGGAGGATCGTCGCCTCCTCGAAGGGCTGAACGATGAGGAGGTGCATGTCATTCGAGGCCCCTTCGTTATTCAGCATTCTCGGGTCAAGGGGCGGCTCGTCAACCGGCTCAAGCAGGGGTTTCTGCTGATCACCGGACCGGTGGTGTTGATTCATAGCGGGTTCTCCGGTGCCGTGGATCTGTCGAGAACAATATTTCTCGGCTTGGTGGATGGATCACACGCCAAATTCGAACAGGAAAGCTATTTTGTCCAGGATCGGTTCACGCAGGGCGCCATGTTTTCAGATACCCGATTTGGCCCCCATGCCCGATACCATCGCTCGATGTTTACCGGGCCGGCTATTTTTCGCGGCGCTGACTTTCCCGGTCTGACCGAATTCTTGGAAGTAGTCTTTGAACAGGATGCCAATTTTTCCCGCGCCGCGTTTCACATGGGGACCGGGTTCTCGGGTGCCCAGTGCCGGGCCAAGTGCGATTTCTCATCGACGCAGTTTGACCGGGAGGCGTTTTTTCTTTTTGCTCGGTTCGACCGTACTGTGACGTTTGCCTCGGCACGGTTTCAGGCCCAAACCGACTTTTCCGATGCGTCGTTTAAGGAAGCCGATGATCTGGCCCAGGCGACGTTCGTGCGCACCCCGGTGCTCACCAGAACCACCAGGGTGACGCCGGCCGTGCCAGGCCGTCCGGAGGCCGCTCCATTCTCTCAGGTTGGCACGGTTGCCTTGTTTGTCGCCGCTCTTGGACTGCTCATCTACGTCCTCAAGGCAAAGTGA
- a CDS encoding class I SAM-dependent methyltransferase yields the protein MKAAAAIQQPLTLSGDVLNLIAWRIPDLVAYQHAFDEWWLAPLDDDFPLVRLNRVGIEMLTSMNGHITVGALLEKYGDKICGPDGQPGAWHLERWSIPNYSLCYFGTEPPGGHRHKAKWDLLLQQIRESWSGQQEFEGEEHLEAFHVHELKESDLEDGHFDLVETTVSHLFREPCEALGGTTYGRLLMRQLRRLGWFKPKPKVIVEIGGGLGYVARELGQELLPFEKQGIQYISLDVTRPFLQLQTKRAKSGGWTVTGTHANGECLPFKDNSVDLILDNENMADMTPVKLSRQELTEGRGTTAQHQEALDWIRRLRVPLDSELPDEVIFNLGPMRFVAEVWRVLKPGGRAFLTEFGIEEGWPAAVKLPHHTEYEVQYSHLRQAVRWLGFQERYLSLPQFLQIKPDTKVLCTGAAYTIQRFCQGLGQHFAVRAYTEPELTKTLGDVLPKLQGCHYHDIADPAWFGLIDFKVLLLEKPGGIPQPNFTEQKGGFRWYSQR from the coding sequence ATGAAAGCTGCCGCCGCCATTCAACAACCGCTCACGCTGAGCGGCGACGTCCTCAACCTCATCGCCTGGCGCATTCCCGACCTGGTCGCCTACCAGCATGCCTTTGACGAATGGTGGCTGGCGCCCCTGGACGACGATTTTCCACTCGTTCGTCTCAACCGGGTGGGGATCGAGATGCTCACGTCCATGAACGGGCATATCACCGTCGGCGCACTCCTGGAAAAATACGGCGACAAAATTTGCGGGCCCGACGGGCAACCTGGCGCCTGGCATCTGGAACGGTGGTCGATCCCCAATTATTCGCTCTGCTATTTCGGAACCGAACCGCCGGGAGGTCATCGACACAAGGCCAAATGGGACCTGCTGCTGCAACAGATCCGGGAAAGTTGGTCCGGGCAACAGGAGTTCGAAGGAGAGGAACATCTTGAGGCCTTCCACGTCCACGAACTGAAAGAGAGTGACCTCGAGGACGGCCATTTCGATCTCGTTGAAACCACCGTCTCCCACCTGTTCCGCGAACCCTGCGAGGCGCTGGGCGGGACGACTTACGGACGCCTGCTGATGCGGCAATTGCGCCGGCTGGGGTGGTTCAAACCAAAACCGAAAGTGATCGTGGAAATCGGCGGCGGCCTCGGCTACGTCGCCCGCGAATTGGGCCAGGAACTGCTGCCGTTCGAAAAGCAGGGTATCCAATACATCTCGCTCGATGTGACCCGTCCATTCCTGCAACTCCAAACGAAACGAGCCAAGTCCGGCGGGTGGACCGTCACCGGCACCCATGCCAACGGGGAATGTCTGCCGTTCAAAGATAACTCCGTCGACCTCATTCTCGACAATGAGAACATGGCGGATATGACACCCGTCAAACTCAGCCGCCAGGAGCTCACGGAAGGACGCGGGACAACGGCCCAGCATCAGGAGGCGCTTGATTGGATCAGGCGACTACGCGTACCACTCGACAGCGAACTGCCGGACGAAGTGATTTTCAATCTTGGACCCATGCGATTCGTGGCCGAGGTGTGGCGCGTGCTCAAACCCGGAGGGCGTGCATTCTTGACGGAATTCGGCATTGAGGAAGGCTGGCCCGCGGCAGTCAAACTTCCACATCACACCGAGTACGAAGTGCAATACAGCCACCTGCGGCAAGCCGTGCGCTGGCTGGGTTTTCAGGAGCGGTATCTGTCGCTGCCACAATTTCTGCAGATCAAACCGGACACGAAGGTCTTGTGCACCGGCGCGGCCTATACCATTCAGCGCTTTTGCCAGGGACTCGGACAACATTTTGCCGTGAGAGCGTACACCGAACCTGAGCTCACGAAGACGCTGGGCGACGTCCTCCCGAAACTCCAAGGCTGCCACTATCACGACATCGCCGATCCGGCATGGTTCGGCCTCATCGACTTCAAGGTCTTACTCCTGGAAAAACCAGGGGGAATCCCACAGCCCAATTTCACTGAACAAAAGGGCGGTTTCCGCTGGTATTCCCAACGGTAA